In Drosophila santomea strain STO CAGO 1482 chromosome 2L, Prin_Dsan_1.1, whole genome shotgun sequence, a single window of DNA contains:
- the LOC120453494 gene encoding accessory gland protein Acp29AB-like → MFKLHVIVIFVLIAGCVQVHGCGDFCFSKMEGIIDYIEEMKEELAELRFLNAFEKIGSDYYYFNHWKRTNWTTADEECRKMSARLAEIRDEREYNAILPRLQANMYWLDITNRGQGDHWYSLNTGHPAAFLKWHQGAMDNKGFSVHCVTSFYGDMWDENCSNYNNFICKLKK, encoded by the coding sequence ATGTTTAAACTCCACGTAATTGTGATCTTCGTGCTTATAGCTGGATGTGTCCAAGTCCACGGATGCGGGGATTTCTGCTTCTCGAAGATGGAGGGCATTATAGATTACATCGAGGAGATGAAGGAAGAACTGGCCGAGCTCAGATTTCTGAATGCCTTTGAGAAGATCGGATCCGACTACTATTACTTTAACCACTGGAAGAGGACTAACTGGACCACCGCCGATGAAGAATGCCGCAAGATGAGCGCACGACTGGCGGAGATTCGCGACGAGCGGGAGTACAACGCAATCCTGCCCAGATTGCAGGCCAATATGTATTGGCTGGACATCACCAATAGGGGCCAGGGGGATCACTGGTACTCGCTGAACACCGGGCATCCGGCTGCCTTCTTGAAGTGGCATCAGGGCGCGATGGACAACAAAGGATTTTCCGTTCACTGCGTAACCAGTTTCTACGGCGACATGTGGGATGAAAACTGTTCAAACTATAACAActttatttgtaaattaaaaaaataa
- the LOC120453485 gene encoding protein mothers against dpp: MDTDDVESNTSSAMSTLGSLFSFTSPAVKKLLGWKQGDEEEKWAEKAVDSLVKKLKKRKGAIEELERALSCPGQPSKCVTIPRSLDGRLQVSHRKGLPHVIYCRVWRWPDLQSHHELKPLELCQYPFSAKQKEVCINPYHYKRVESPVLPPVLVPRHSEFAPGHSMLQFNHVAEPSMPHNVSYSNSGFNSHSLSTSNTSVGSPSSVNSNPNSPYDSLAGTPPPAYSPSEDGNSNNPNDGGQLLDAQMGDVAQVSYSEPAFWASIAYYELNCRVGEVFHCNNNSVIVDGFTNPSNNSDRCCLGQLSNVNRNSTIENTRRHIGKGVHLYYVTGEVYAECLSDSAIFVQSRNCNYHHGFHPSTVCKIPPGCSLKIFNNQEFAQLLSQSVNNGFEAVYELTKMCTIRMSFVKGWGAEYHRQDVTSTPCWIEIHLHGPLQWLDKVLTQMGSPHNAISSVS, from the exons atgGACACCGACGATGTGGAATCGAACACCAGCAGTGCGATGTCCACGCTGGGCTCGCTATTCTCATTCACATCGCCGGCGGTGAAGAAGCTGCTGGGCTGGAAGCAGGGCGACGAGGAGGAGAAGTGGGCGGAGAAGGCCGTCGACAGTCTGGTGAAGAAGCTGAAGAAGCGCAAGGGCGCCATCGAGGAGCTGGAGCGGGCGCTCTCCTGTCCCGGCCAGCCCTCAAAGTGTGTCACCATTCCACGCTCGCTGGACGGACGATTACAG GTCTCCCATCGCAAGGGTCTGCCGCATGTGATCTACTGCCGCGTGTGGCGCTGGCCCGATCTGCAGTCGCACCACGAACTGAAGCCACTCGAGCTGTGCCAGTATCCGTTTAGCGCCAAGCAGAAGGAGGTGTGCATCAATCCGTACCACTATAAGCGCGTGGAGAGTCCGGTGCTGCCGCCAGTACTCGTTCCTCGCCACTCGGAATTCGCGCCGGGTCACTCGATGCTGCAGTTCAACCATGTGGCCGAGCCCAGTATGCCGCACAACGTGAGCTACTCGAACAGTGGATTCAACTCGCACAGCTTGAGCACCAGCAACACATCGGTGGGCAGTCCGAGTTCCGTGAACTCCAATCCCAATTCGCCCTACGACAGCTTGGCGGGAACACCGCCGCCCGCCTACAGTCCCTCGGAGGACGGCAACTCTAACAATCCGAATGACGGTGGCCAGCTGCTGGATGCTCAAATGGGCGATGTCGCCCAGGTTAGCTACTCGGAGCCCGCCTTCTGGGCGTCGATAGCCTACTACGAGCTGAACTGCCGGGTGGGCGAGGTGTTCCACTGCAACAATAACTCCGTGATCGTCGACGGTTTCACGAATCCTTCCAACAACTCGGACCGCTGCTGCCTCGGCCAGCTGAGCAATGTGAACAGGAACAGCACCATCGAGAACACACGCCGTCATATAG GCAAGGGCGTTCATTTATACTATGTGACCGGCGAGGTCTACGCTGAGTGCCTGTCCGACTCCGCCATTTTCGTGCAGTCGCGCAACTGCAACTACCACCACGGATTCCATCCGAGCACCGTGTGCAAAATACCGCCGGGCTGCTCGCTGAAGATCTTCAACAACCAGGAATTTGCTCAGCTGCTGTCGCAGTCGGTGAACAATGGATTCGAGGCCGTCTACGAGCTAACGAAGATGTGCACGATCCGGATGTCGTTCGTGAAGGGCTGGGGGGCGGAGTATCATCGCCAGGACGTGACCTCGACGCCCTGTTGGATCGAAATCCATCTGCATGGCCCGCTTCAGTGGCTGGACAAGGTGCTCACCCAAATGGGCTCGCCGCATAATGCAATTAGTTCGGTATCCTAA
- the LOC120458486 gene encoding probable tyrosyl-DNA phosphodiesterase, whose translation MKECPYGEKCYRKNPIHFGEFSHAHLDAIYEKGKGSGDYEIPAKYSSEMIHTQLKLLEKLFPKEAAKKEKEAHSSGSKPHVTAPIASGSSSSGSLDTKPSGSSSSRPAASQDTSNLAKKQKLNAKNIKDYIPVVIEKGGMAKKLERAAPYNMFLTAITDSKPTHSEPLSITLQEILDESLGEIESTVQINFMVDIGWLLGHYYFAGILDKPLLVLYGDESPDLLSIGKFKPQVTAIRVRMPTPFATSHTKMMFLGYSDGSMRVVISTANLYEDDWHNRTQGLWISPKLPALPEDADTGAGESLTGFKQDLMLYLVEYKISQLQPWIARIRKSDFSAINVFFLGSVPGGHRESSVRGHPWGHARLGSLLSKHATPIDDRIPVICQSSSIGSLGANVQAWIQQDFVNSLKKDSTPVGKLRQMPPFKMIYPSFGNVSGSHDGMLGGGCLPYGKNTNDKQPWLKDYLQQWKSSDRYRSRAMPHIKSYTRFNLEEQSVYWFVLTSANLSKAAWGSFNKNSNIQPCLRIANYEVGVLFLPRFVTGEDTFPLGNNRDGVPAFPLPYDVPLTPYAPDDKPFLMDYLQGLH comes from the exons ATGAAGGAGTGTCCTTATGGCGAAAAGTGCTACAGAAAGAATCCCATTCATTTTGGCGAGTTCTCCCACGCCCACC TGGATGCCATCTATGAGAAGGGAAAGGGATCGGGAGACTACGAGATACCAGCCAAGTACTCCAGCGAGATGATCCACACTCAGTTGAAGTTGCTGGAGAAACTGTTTCCTAAAGAAGCAGCCAAGAAGGAGAAGGAAGCCCATTCCTCGGGCTCAAAACCACACGTAACTGCTCCGATTGCCAGTGGATCCTCGAGTTCAGGGTCCTTAGATACCAAGCCCAGTGGATCCTCAAGCTCCAGGCCAGCTGCTTCCCAAGACACCTCAAAcctggccaaaaagcaaaagctgaATGCCAAGAACATCAAGGATTATATTCCTGTGGTAATCGAAAAGGGCGGTATGGCCAAAAAGCTGGAGCGAGCCGCTCCATATAACATGTTCCTCACGGCAATTACGGACTCCAAGCCCACGCACTCGGAACCATTGAGCATAACGCTCCAGGAAATCCTGGACGAGAGTCTGGGCGAGATTGAGAGCACCGTTCAGATCAACTTTATGGTGGACATTGGCTGGCTTCTGGGTCACTACTATTTCGCAGGAATATT GGACAAGCCCCTTTTGGTGCTCTACGGCGACGAATCTCCGGATCTGCTTAGCATCGGCAAGTTCAAGCCGCAGGTGACGGCCATTCGTGTCAGGATGCCCACGCCCTTTGCCACCTCGCACACCAAGATGATGTTCCTCGGCTACAGCGATGGCTCCATGCGGGTGGTCATCTCCACGGCGAATCTGTACGAGGACGATTGGCATAACCGCACGCAGGGCTTGTGGATAAGTCCCAAGCTGCCTGCTTTGCCGGAGGATGCGGATACGGGCGCTGGCGAAAGTCTGACGGGCTTCAAACAGGATCTTATGCTGTACTTGGTGGAGTACAAGATAAGCCAGTTGCAGCCTTGGATAGCAAGGATCCGCAAGAGCGACTTCAGTGCCATCAA CGTTTTCTTTCTGGGCTCTGTGCCCGGAGGTCATCGCGAGAGCAGCGTGCGTGGTCATCCGTGGGGTCACGCTCGCTTGGGCTCCTTGCTCTCCAAGCACGCGACGCCCATCGACGATCGCATACCTGTCATCTGCCAGAGCTCGAGCATCGGCAGCCTGGGAGCCAATGTGCAAGCCTGGATTCAGCAGGATTTCGTCAACAGTCTGAAGAAGGATTCCACGCCTGTGGGCAAACTGCGCCAGATGCCGCCCTTCAAGATGATTTATCCCAGTTTCGGAAACGTCTCGGGCAGTCATGATGGCATGCTGGGCGGCGGTTGCCTGCCCTACGGCAAGAACACCAACGATAAGCAGCCTTGGCTCAAGGACTATCTGCAGCAGTGGAAGTCCAGCGATCGTTATCGCTCGCGCGCCATGCCGCACATCAAGAGCTATACGCGCTTTAATCTGGAGGAGCAGTCGGTGTACTGGTTCGTTTTAACCTCCGCCAATCTGTCGAAGGCAGCCTGGGGCTCCTTCAACAAGAACTCGAATATTCAACCCTGCCTGAGAATCGCCAACTATGAGGTTGGCGTCCTATTCCTACCCAGATTTGTG ACTGGCGAGGACACCTTTCCATTGGGCAACAATCGCGATGGCGTGCCTGCTTTTCCACTACCATACGACGTACCATTGACGCCCTATGCTCCAGATGATAAGCCCTTCCTGATGGATTACCTACAAGGTTTACATTAA